The following coding sequences are from one Collimonas arenae window:
- a CDS encoding TorF family putative porin, producing the protein MKKIIYFAGLVTVIGVTAFTANCSQAEEAVPDNSLTFNASLVSDYRFRGISQTRLEPALQGGADYSNNPTGLYVGTWLSTLKWIKDSGGSGNIEWDIYAGKKGNFTQDLSYDFGVLSYVYPSNGLNPSADTTELYGQLGYGPAYIKYSQSVTNLFGFANSKNSGYLDIGANIDVTNGYTVNLHAGHQTVKNNSASSYSDWKVGLTKDFGFLSGSIAVIGTDTNNYVGPAPDRKNLGKTSLVIGATKTF; encoded by the coding sequence ATGAAGAAAATTATCTATTTTGCTGGCCTGGTTACCGTCATCGGCGTTACTGCTTTCACTGCAAATTGCTCGCAAGCGGAAGAGGCCGTTCCCGATAATTCCCTGACTTTCAATGCCAGCCTGGTATCGGATTACCGCTTCCGCGGCATTTCGCAGACACGTCTGGAGCCAGCGCTGCAAGGCGGAGCTGACTACAGCAACAATCCAACCGGCCTGTATGTTGGAACCTGGTTGTCGACACTGAAGTGGATCAAGGATAGCGGCGGCAGCGGCAACATCGAGTGGGATATCTACGCCGGCAAAAAGGGTAACTTCACTCAGGATTTGAGCTACGACTTCGGTGTCTTGTCGTATGTCTATCCATCCAACGGCTTGAATCCTAGCGCCGACACGACGGAACTCTACGGCCAGCTCGGTTATGGTCCTGCCTATATCAAATATTCGCAATCGGTGACCAATCTGTTCGGTTTTGCCAACAGCAAGAACAGCGGTTATCTGGATATCGGCGCCAATATCGATGTCACCAACGGTTACACGGTCAATTTGCATGCCGGCCATCAAACGGTAAAGAATAATTCGGCCTCCAGCTACAGCGACTGGAAAGTCGGGTTGACCAAGGATTTCGGCTTCCTGTCGGGTAGCATCGCTGTGATTGGCACCGACACCAATAATTACGTCGGACCGGCGCCAGATCGCAAGAACCTGGGTAAAACCTCGTTGGTGATTGGCGCGACAAAAACCTTCTGA
- the kdpC gene encoding potassium-transporting ATPase subunit KdpC, producing the protein MRPALVLFAGLTLLCGVIYPLAITGIGKVAFPDQASGSLIVQNGKLIGSRLIGQEFSAPNYFWGRLSATSPMPYNPQASGGSNFGPSNPALIDAVKGRIDALKAADPGNTLPIPVDLVTASGSGLDPEISLAAAYYQAGRVARERKLNVDTVRGIIDSLKLQPSLGFLGEPRVNVLALNLALDRQAPAAH; encoded by the coding sequence GTGGCGTGATTTATCCGCTGGCCATCACTGGCATCGGCAAGGTCGCCTTTCCCGACCAGGCCTCGGGCAGCCTGATTGTGCAAAACGGCAAGCTGATCGGTTCACGCTTGATCGGTCAGGAGTTCTCAGCGCCGAATTATTTCTGGGGGCGTTTGTCGGCTACCAGTCCGATGCCCTACAACCCGCAGGCGTCTGGCGGCTCCAACTTCGGACCGAGCAATCCGGCCCTGATCGACGCCGTCAAAGGCCGCATTGATGCGCTGAAAGCTGCCGACCCTGGCAATACCTTGCCGATCCCGGTTGATCTGGTGACTGCTTCCGGCAGCGGCCTCGATCCGGAAATCAGCCTGGCCGCCGCTTATTACCAGGCCGGCCGCGTGGCGCGCGAACGTAAATTGAACGTCGATACCGTGCGCGGCATCATCGACAGCCTGAAGCTGCAGCCCAGCCTGGGCTTTCTTGGCGAGCCGCGTGTCAACGTCCTGGCGTTGAATCTTGCGCTGGATCGACAGGCTCCGGCAGCCCATTGA